The following coding sequences lie in one Populus trichocarpa isolate Nisqually-1 chromosome 14, P.trichocarpa_v4.1, whole genome shotgun sequence genomic window:
- the LOC7486780 gene encoding protein KINESIN LIGHT CHAIN-RELATED 1 isoform X2 — MLGLVSAKTTPNATPQHVSFPQNDNCIHKNGYETPSPLLKRTPSPSFAKPKIKPPNKTLQELRTHESSLDNPDLGPFLLKLAIDTVASGDNQNKALDYAARASISFEKSSGLGLDLAMSLQVEAAIYCSMGRLEDAIPVLERSIEALDHKNGSDHAVAKFSGFMQLGDTYSMLGRVDRSISSYESGLKIQTETLGDLDPSVTETCRYLAEAYVQAMQFDEAEKLCQRSLEIQRVHNAPASLEEAGDRRLMALIYEAKGDYESALEHLVLASMVMIAAGQENEVAAIDVSIGNIYVSLCRFDEAIFSYQKALTVFKSIRGDDHCTIASVYIRLADVYCKTGKLRESKSYCENALRILSKPVPGIATEEIASGLTEISAIYQALNEHEEALKLLDMAMKLLKDTPGQHSMIAGIEAHMGVMFYKVGRYGEARSSFKNAVAKLRASGKTRSVFFGIVLNQMGLASAQLYRIDEAAQLFQEAREILEQECGSCHLDTIGVYSNLAATYDAMGSDTSAFNSSRASLDAPSSIAFTQSPSGMASLFSCFHFQSPNASQL; from the exons atgTTGGGCCTAGTCTCTGCAAAAACCACACCAAATGCCACACCACAACATGTTTCCTTTCCTCAAAACGACAATTGCATCCATAAAAACGGCTATGAAACTCCATCTCCGCTACTAAAACGAACCCCATCACCCTCCTTCGCtaaaccaaaaatcaaacctCCTAACAAGACACTGCAAGAACTACGCACCCATGAGTCGTCTCTTGATAACCCGGATCTGGGTCCCTTTTTATTAAAGCTTGCCATAGACACCGTAGCTTCTGGTGATAACCAGAATAAGGCCTTGGATTATGCCGCCCGTGCGTCCATATCGTTTGAGAAATCCTCGGGTCTCGGTCTGGACCTGGCTATGAGCTTGCAAGTAGAAGCAGCGATCTATTGCAGCATGGGCCGGTTGGAGGATGCAATTCCGGTTCTAGAACGGTCTATTGAGGCTCTGGATCATAAAAACGGGTCGGATCATGCGGTGGCGAAGTTTTCCGGGTTCATGCAGCTTGGTGACACGTATTCTATGCTGGGGCGAGTAGACCGTTCCATATCGTCTTATGAGTCGGGTTTAAAGATCCAAACTGAGACTCTCGGGGATTTGGATCCAAGTGTTACTGAGACTTGCAG GTACTTAGCCGAGGCTTATGTTCAAGCAATGCAGTTTGACGAGGCAGAAAAACTATGCCAAAGGAGCCTTGAAATTCAAAGGGTGCATAATGCCCCAGCATCACTTGAAGAGGCAGGTGATCGCCGGCTTATGGCTCTTATTTATGAAGCAAAGGGGGACTATGAATCTGCACTTGAGCACCTTGTCCTTGCTAGCATGGTGATGATTGCTGCTGGTCAGGAAAATGAAGTTGCTGCCATTGATGTTAGCATTGGCAATATCTATGTGTCCCTTTGTCGATTTGATGAAGccattttttcctatcaaaaagCCTTAACAGTCTTTAAATCCATAAGAGGAGATGATCACTGTACCATTGCATCAGTCTATATTCGCTTGGCAGATGTGTATTGTAAGACAGGCAAGCTAAGAGAATCCAAATCATATTGTGAGAATGCCCTGAGAATACTTTCAAAGCCAGTGCCTGGAATTGCAACCGAGGAGATTGCTAGTGGGCTGACTGAAATCTCAGCCATCTATCAAGCTTTAAATGAGCACGAGGAGGCGTTGAAGCTCTTGGACATGGCAATGAAGTTGTTGAAGGATACCCCAGGGCAACATAGCATGATTGCGGGAATAGAAGCACATATGGGGGTGATGTTTTACAAGGTTGGAAGGTACGGGGAGGCTCGAAGTTCCTTTAAAAATGCTGTAGCAAAGCTCCGGGCTAGTGGGAAGACTAGATCAGTCTTCTTTGGGATTGTGTTGAACCAGATGGGATTGGCCAGTGCACAACTGTACAGGATAGATGAGGCAGCTCAGTTGTTTCAAGAAGCAAGGGAGATTTTAGAGCAGGAATGTGGCTCATGTCACTTGGATACGATTGGAGTGTATAGCAACCTTGCAGCAACTTATGATGCTATGGGAAG CGACACTAGTGCTTTCAATTCCAGCCGTGCAAGTTTAGATGCACCCTCTAGCATTGCTTTCACTCAGAGCCCAAGTGGGATGGCATCACTTTTCTCATGCTTTCACTTTCAGAGCCCAAATGCCAGTCAACTATGA
- the LOC7486780 gene encoding protein KINESIN LIGHT CHAIN-RELATED 1 isoform X1, translating into MLGLVSAKTTPNATPQHVSFPQNDNCIHKNGYETPSPLLKRTPSPSFAKPKIKPPNKTLQELRTHESSLDNPDLGPFLLKLAIDTVASGDNQNKALDYAARASISFEKSSGLGLDLAMSLQVEAAIYCSMGRLEDAIPVLERSIEALDHKNGSDHAVAKFSGFMQLGDTYSMLGRVDRSISSYESGLKIQTETLGDLDPSVTETCRYLAEAYVQAMQFDEAEKLCQRSLEIQRVHNAPASLEEAGDRRLMALIYEAKGDYESALEHLVLASMVMIAAGQENEVAAIDVSIGNIYVSLCRFDEAIFSYQKALTVFKSIRGDDHCTIASVYIRLADVYCKTGKLRESKSYCENALRILSKPVPGIATEEIASGLTEISAIYQALNEHEEALKLLDMAMKLLKDTPGQHSMIAGIEAHMGVMFYKVGRYGEARSSFKNAVAKLRASGKTRSVFFGIVLNQMGLASAQLYRIDEAAQLFQEAREILEQECGSCHLDTIGVYSNLAATYDAMGRVEDATVILEYILKLREEKLGTANPEVADEKERLAMLLKEAGRARIRKGNSLVNLLDSSS; encoded by the exons atgTTGGGCCTAGTCTCTGCAAAAACCACACCAAATGCCACACCACAACATGTTTCCTTTCCTCAAAACGACAATTGCATCCATAAAAACGGCTATGAAACTCCATCTCCGCTACTAAAACGAACCCCATCACCCTCCTTCGCtaaaccaaaaatcaaacctCCTAACAAGACACTGCAAGAACTACGCACCCATGAGTCGTCTCTTGATAACCCGGATCTGGGTCCCTTTTTATTAAAGCTTGCCATAGACACCGTAGCTTCTGGTGATAACCAGAATAAGGCCTTGGATTATGCCGCCCGTGCGTCCATATCGTTTGAGAAATCCTCGGGTCTCGGTCTGGACCTGGCTATGAGCTTGCAAGTAGAAGCAGCGATCTATTGCAGCATGGGCCGGTTGGAGGATGCAATTCCGGTTCTAGAACGGTCTATTGAGGCTCTGGATCATAAAAACGGGTCGGATCATGCGGTGGCGAAGTTTTCCGGGTTCATGCAGCTTGGTGACACGTATTCTATGCTGGGGCGAGTAGACCGTTCCATATCGTCTTATGAGTCGGGTTTAAAGATCCAAACTGAGACTCTCGGGGATTTGGATCCAAGTGTTACTGAGACTTGCAG GTACTTAGCCGAGGCTTATGTTCAAGCAATGCAGTTTGACGAGGCAGAAAAACTATGCCAAAGGAGCCTTGAAATTCAAAGGGTGCATAATGCCCCAGCATCACTTGAAGAGGCAGGTGATCGCCGGCTTATGGCTCTTATTTATGAAGCAAAGGGGGACTATGAATCTGCACTTGAGCACCTTGTCCTTGCTAGCATGGTGATGATTGCTGCTGGTCAGGAAAATGAAGTTGCTGCCATTGATGTTAGCATTGGCAATATCTATGTGTCCCTTTGTCGATTTGATGAAGccattttttcctatcaaaaagCCTTAACAGTCTTTAAATCCATAAGAGGAGATGATCACTGTACCATTGCATCAGTCTATATTCGCTTGGCAGATGTGTATTGTAAGACAGGCAAGCTAAGAGAATCCAAATCATATTGTGAGAATGCCCTGAGAATACTTTCAAAGCCAGTGCCTGGAATTGCAACCGAGGAGATTGCTAGTGGGCTGACTGAAATCTCAGCCATCTATCAAGCTTTAAATGAGCACGAGGAGGCGTTGAAGCTCTTGGACATGGCAATGAAGTTGTTGAAGGATACCCCAGGGCAACATAGCATGATTGCGGGAATAGAAGCACATATGGGGGTGATGTTTTACAAGGTTGGAAGGTACGGGGAGGCTCGAAGTTCCTTTAAAAATGCTGTAGCAAAGCTCCGGGCTAGTGGGAAGACTAGATCAGTCTTCTTTGGGATTGTGTTGAACCAGATGGGATTGGCCAGTGCACAACTGTACAGGATAGATGAGGCAGCTCAGTTGTTTCAAGAAGCAAGGGAGATTTTAGAGCAGGAATGTGGCTCATGTCACTTGGATACGATTGGAGTGTATAGCAACCTTGCAGCAACTTATGATGCTATGGGAAG GGTAGAAGATGCAACTGTGATATTGGAGTACATACTCAAGTTGAGAGAAGAAAAACTTGGAACAGCAAATCCAGAAGTTGCCGATGAGAAGGAAAGGCTAGCCATGCTATTGAAGGAAGCAGGGAGGGCTAGGATCAGGAAAGGCAATTCCCTTGTAAATCTCCTAGATTCTAGCTCGTAG